The genomic region TCAATCTCTCCGTTATCGCCTTCTTCTTCCACTTCAAAATTGATGAACAATTGAATGTGGTCTCTTAACAAACGCGCGCTGATCGTAAGCGCATCGTCGGGAGTAATACTTCCGTCCGTCGTGATCTCAAGGATTAATTTCTCAAAATCCGTATGTTGACCGACGCGGGTACTCTCGATGGAATAACGCACGTTACGAACCGGATTATAGATCGAATCAATCGGAATCGTTCCAATCGGCATATCGGGAAACTTATTTTCTTCAGCTGAAACCCATCCTTTGCCTCGGCCGATGCGCAACTCGATGTCAAAATTAGCTTCCTTGCCTATGGTTGCGATATGATGATCCGGATTCAATATCTCAAAATCGGCGCCGTTGGAAGCTTTCTGAATAGACGCGGCTGTAAACTCGCCGGCACCTTTAAAGTGTACGACCACCTTATCCGGCTTCTTGTTATGGAGTTTAAATCGTACGCCTTTGAGGTTTAGAATCATTTCCGAAACGTCTTCCGTAACTCCGGGAATGGTTGAAAACTCATGTAAGACGCCCTCCACTTTCATGGATGCAATCGCTGCGCCCGGTAAAGACGACAAAAGAACTCGACGGATCGAGTTCCCAATGGTTACGCCGAAACCTCTCTCCAGAGGCTGTATAATGAACCGGCCATACGTAGTCGTATAACTGGATTCATCTAACTCGATGCGCTCCGGCATCTGAAGCCCTGCCCAATTTTGCACTCTGAATCTCCTTCGTTAGAGATTGATACTTTATACAGTATAAAAATTTACTTAATTATTTGGAATACAACTCAACGATCAATTGCTCTTTCACATCGACCGGAATCTGCTCGCGTTCGGGCATCATCATCAACTTACCCTTTAAGCTGGCCTTATCTACATCGATCCACGTTAGTTGCGAGCCTTCTTTCACTCGTTTAAGTGAATTATGGATCAACGCCAGTTTCTTGCTTTGCTCACGAATGGCAATTTCGTCGCCCGGCTTCACCTGATAGGACGGAATAGTCACAAGCCGGCCATTCACTTCCACATGACGGTGCAAAACCAACTGACGCGCCTGTGACCGCGATCCTGCAAAACTTAATCGGTACAACATATTGTCAAGACGGCTCTCGAGCAACTGCAGCAGCACGACGCCCGTTACCCCTTTTTTGCTTTCTGCCCGCGTAAAATAGTTACGGAATTGCCGTTCAAGTACGCCATAGATACGTCTTACTTTTTGTTTTTCACGTAACTGCACGCTATAGTTAGACGCCTTAGAGCGTTTATCGCCATGCTCGCCGGGAGGATAATTCCGCTTTTCGATCGGGCATCTATCGGTCACGCATTTAGTGCCCTTCAAGAAAAGTTTTTCACCTTCTCTACGGCATAACTTACATACTGCATCGGTATATCTTGCCATTTACAATCT from bacterium harbors:
- the rpsD gene encoding 30S ribosomal protein S4; the encoded protein is MARYTDAVCKLCRREGEKLFLKGTKCVTDRCPIEKRNYPPGEHGDKRSKASNYSVQLREKQKVRRIYGVLERQFRNYFTRAESKKGVTGVVLLQLLESRLDNMLYRLSFAGSRSQARQLVLHRHVEVNGRLVTIPSYQVKPGDEIAIREQSKKLALIHNSLKRVKEGSQLTWIDVDKASLKGKLMMMPEREQIPVDVKEQLIVELYSK
- a CDS encoding DNA-directed RNA polymerase subunit alpha translates to MQNWAGLQMPERIELDESSYTTTYGRFIIQPLERGFGVTIGNSIRRVLLSSLPGAAIASMKVEGVLHEFSTIPGVTEDVSEMILNLKGVRFKLHNKKPDKVVVHFKGAGEFTAASIQKASNGADFEILNPDHHIATIGKEANFDIELRIGRGKGWVSAEENKFPDMPIGTIPIDSIYNPVRNVRYSIESTRVGQHTDFEKLILEITTDGSITPDDALTISARLLRDHIQLFINFEVEEEGDNGEIEDQEIIRIRQLLKMSVDELELSVRSHNCLRAAGIKTIGDLVSKDESEMLKYRNFGRKSLTELNKILEERGMHFGMDITKYYNGDE